One window of Alteriqipengyuania lutimaris genomic DNA carries:
- the gltB gene encoding glutamate synthase large subunit produces MTKQEIEARRLAAHGMYHADSEHDACGVGLIGETSGKSTRRVVDAAIEALSSIWHRGAVDADGKTGDGAGLLLDLPVDFFASAINASGHEVRDGRLAVGVIFLPRTDLGAQDACRTIVESELIRAGLFVYGWRQVPIDTSVIGRKAKATRPEIEQVMIAGPTPDQQSLDEFEKQLYVVRRRIERRIVEAQLRDFYICSLSARSIVYKGLFLAESLATFYPDVRDPLVTSRMAILHQRYSTNTFPQWWLAQPFRTLAHNGEINTIRGNKNWMRTHEIKMASLAFAGMADDIKPVIPVGASDTASLDAAIELLVRSGKAMPTAKSMLIPEAWQVSPDMPDETRAMYQYMASVMEPWDGPAALAMTDGRWAVAGLDRNALRPLAFSRTADGLLVVGSESGMVSLEEDRVVEKGRLGPGQMIAIDLHEGQLLRDEELKARIAREAPYGALVAGFRGIDALPKQDERAAPALNEDDLTRRLTAAGMSTEDMELILDAMALDGKEAVGSMGDDTPLAVISTNPRPVSQFFRQNFAQVTNPPIDSLRERHVMSLRTRFANLANILEEEDQNDNVLVLESPVLTSQEWARLRVGFGENVGTIDCTYRAHGESADLRRAIERIRAQAEAMAKDRKLEIFLTDEGTGPDRVGVPMILAAAAVHTHLVRKGLRSFTSINVRSAECLDTHTLAVLIGVGATTVNPYLAEAALLSRHQRGLYGDITREQALANFRTALEDGLLKIMAKIGVSVISSYRGGYNFEAVGLSRAITADLFPGMPNKISGEGYASLHLSASKRHAKAFGKRHPDVPVGGFYRQRAGEETHAWGAQGMHALQTACATGNEKQWRRFVDVVENQPPIYLRDLLGIDEAAEPLALDEVEPGEAIRTRFLTPGMSLGALSPEAHETLAIAMNRIGAKAVSGEGGESAERFTRRENGDLANSGVKQVASGRFGVTAHYLNNCEEIEIKVAQGAKPGEGGQLPGFKVDEVIAKLRHSTPGVTLISPPPHHDIYSIEDLAQLIYDLKQINPRARVCVKLVSAAGIGTIAAGVAKAHADAILISGHTGGTGASPQTSIKFAGTPWEMGLAEVNQVLALNGLRHKVKLRVDGGLKTGREIVIGAILGAEEFGIGTMSLVAMGCIMVRQCHSNTCPVGVCTQDPRLRAMFGGSPEKVIQLMDFLAEDVRRILAKLGVATLEEVIGRTELLRQVSRGAEHLDDLDLNPILQKVQTDEPRVFSIPEHRNPVPDSLDAQVLEEARPALEDGTQTTIHAEVRNVYRAVGTRLSSHVVTRHGPEGLSDGTLDLRLTGSAGQSLGAFLARGIRLTVAGDANDYVGKGLSGGEIVLHPPEGVNRESQANGIIGNTALYGATSGALFAAGKAGERFAVRNSGAVTVVEGCGANGCEYMTGGRAVILGSVGSNFGAGMTGGMAFVYDPDGKFERMANPGSILWQRLANDHWRGELHDLLQRHVDLTHSAYAKGLLDRWSETLEHVWQVCPKDMIGKLDQPIGAPEEEAVAAE; encoded by the coding sequence ATGACGAAGCAGGAAATCGAAGCGCGCCGCCTCGCGGCGCACGGCATGTATCACGCCGACAGCGAGCACGATGCGTGCGGCGTCGGGCTGATCGGTGAGACCTCGGGCAAGTCCACGCGGCGCGTGGTCGACGCGGCGATCGAGGCGCTGTCCTCCATCTGGCACCGCGGCGCCGTGGATGCGGACGGGAAGACCGGCGATGGTGCGGGCCTTCTGCTCGACCTGCCGGTCGATTTCTTCGCCAGCGCGATCAATGCGAGCGGGCACGAAGTGCGCGACGGTCGGCTGGCGGTCGGCGTCATCTTCCTGCCGCGCACCGATCTGGGCGCGCAGGATGCCTGCCGCACGATCGTGGAATCCGAGCTGATCCGTGCCGGGCTGTTCGTTTATGGCTGGCGTCAGGTGCCGATCGATACCTCGGTGATCGGACGCAAGGCGAAGGCAACCCGGCCCGAGATCGAACAGGTGATGATCGCCGGGCCCACGCCCGACCAGCAATCGCTCGATGAGTTCGAGAAGCAGCTTTACGTCGTGCGCCGCCGGATCGAGCGGCGGATCGTCGAAGCGCAGCTGCGCGATTTCTACATCTGCTCGCTGTCCGCGCGCTCGATCGTCTACAAGGGGCTGTTTCTCGCGGAGAGCCTGGCGACCTTCTACCCCGATGTCCGCGATCCGCTGGTCACCAGCCGGATGGCGATCCTGCATCAGCGCTATTCGACCAACACCTTCCCGCAATGGTGGCTGGCACAGCCGTTCCGCACGCTGGCGCATAATGGCGAGATCAACACGATCCGCGGCAACAAGAACTGGATGCGCACGCACGAGATCAAGATGGCGAGCCTCGCCTTCGCGGGCATGGCGGACGACATCAAGCCGGTGATCCCGGTCGGTGCGTCGGACACCGCCAGCCTCGATGCCGCGATCGAACTGCTGGTCCGCTCGGGCAAGGCGATGCCCACCGCCAAGTCGATGCTGATCCCCGAAGCCTGGCAGGTCTCGCCCGACATGCCGGACGAAACCCGCGCGATGTACCAGTACATGGCGTCGGTGATGGAGCCGTGGGACGGCCCCGCCGCGCTCGCGATGACCGATGGTCGCTGGGCGGTCGCGGGGCTCGACCGCAACGCGCTGCGGCCGCTCGCCTTTTCGCGGACTGCGGATGGCCTGCTGGTGGTCGGATCGGAAAGCGGCATGGTGTCGCTCGAGGAAGATCGCGTGGTCGAGAAGGGCCGGCTTGGCCCGGGCCAGATGATCGCGATCGACCTCCACGAAGGCCAGCTGCTGCGTGACGAGGAACTCAAGGCGCGGATCGCGCGCGAGGCCCCTTACGGCGCGCTGGTGGCGGGCTTTCGCGGGATCGACGCGCTACCCAAGCAGGACGAAAGGGCTGCTCCCGCCCTGAACGAGGACGATCTGACGCGCCGCCTGACCGCTGCGGGCATGTCGACCGAGGACATGGAGCTGATCCTCGATGCGATGGCGCTCGACGGCAAGGAAGCCGTGGGTTCGATGGGCGACGACACGCCGCTTGCGGTGATCAGCACCAATCCGCGCCCGGTCAGCCAGTTCTTCCGCCAGAACTTCGCGCAGGTCACCAATCCCCCGATCGACTCCTTGCGTGAACGGCACGTGATGAGCCTGCGCACGCGCTTCGCCAACCTCGCCAATATCCTCGAGGAAGAGGACCAGAACGACAACGTGCTGGTGCTCGAAAGCCCGGTCCTGACATCGCAGGAATGGGCGCGGCTGCGGGTCGGCTTCGGCGAGAATGTCGGGACGATCGACTGCACCTATCGTGCCCACGGCGAATCCGCCGATCTGCGGCGCGCGATCGAGCGGATCAGGGCCCAGGCCGAAGCCATGGCGAAGGACAGGAAGCTGGAGATTTTCCTGACCGACGAAGGCACGGGGCCGGATCGCGTCGGGGTGCCGATGATCCTCGCCGCGGCGGCAGTGCACACGCACCTCGTGCGCAAGGGGCTGCGGTCCTTCACGTCGATCAACGTACGATCGGCGGAATGCCTCGACACGCACACGCTGGCGGTCCTGATCGGCGTGGGAGCGACGACCGTGAACCCGTATCTCGCCGAAGCGGCCTTGCTGTCGCGCCACCAACGCGGCCTCTACGGCGACATCACGCGCGAACAGGCGCTCGCCAATTTCCGCACTGCGCTGGAAGACGGCCTGCTCAAGATCATGGCCAAGATCGGCGTCTCGGTCATCTCCAGCTATCGCGGCGGCTACAACTTCGAAGCCGTCGGCCTCAGCCGCGCGATCACGGCGGACCTGTTCCCGGGAATGCCGAACAAGATTTCGGGCGAGGGCTACGCGTCGCTCCATCTCAGCGCCTCAAAGCGCCATGCGAAGGCCTTCGGCAAGCGGCATCCGGACGTGCCCGTGGGCGGTTTCTATCGCCAGCGTGCGGGCGAAGAGACGCATGCGTGGGGCGCGCAGGGCATGCATGCGCTGCAGACCGCATGTGCGACGGGCAACGAAAAGCAATGGCGCCGCTTCGTCGACGTGGTCGAGAATCAGCCGCCGATCTACCTGCGCGACCTGCTGGGTATCGACGAGGCGGCCGAGCCGCTGGCGCTCGACGAGGTCGAGCCGGGCGAGGCGATCCGCACACGATTCCTGACCCCGGGGATGAGCTTGGGCGCCCTGTCCCCCGAAGCGCACGAGACGCTGGCGATCGCGATGAACCGCATCGGGGCCAAGGCGGTGTCGGGCGAAGGCGGCGAGTCCGCCGAACGCTTCACCCGGCGCGAGAACGGCGATCTGGCGAACAGCGGCGTGAAACAGGTGGCGAGCGGGCGCTTCGGCGTCACCGCGCACTACCTCAACAATTGCGAAGAGATCGAGATCAAGGTCGCGCAGGGCGCAAAGCCGGGCGAGGGCGGGCAGCTGCCGGGCTTCAAGGTCGACGAGGTGATCGCGAAGCTGCGTCACTCGACGCCGGGGGTGACGCTGATCTCGCCTCCGCCGCACCACGATATCTACTCGATCGAAGATCTCGCCCAGCTGATCTACGACCTCAAGCAGATCAATCCGCGCGCCCGCGTGTGCGTGAAGCTGGTCAGCGCGGCGGGGATCGGCACGATCGCGGCGGGCGTGGCCAAGGCGCATGCCGATGCGATCTTGATCTCGGGCCACACCGGCGGCACCGGGGCGAGCCCGCAGACCAGCATCAAGTTTGCAGGGACGCCGTGGGAAATGGGCCTAGCGGAGGTCAACCAGGTGCTCGCGCTCAACGGCCTGCGCCACAAGGTGAAGCTGCGCGTCGACGGCGGGCTCAAGACCGGTCGCGAGATCGTGATCGGCGCGATTCTGGGCGCCGAGGAATTCGGCATCGGCACGATGAGCCTCGTCGCGATGGGCTGCATCATGGTCCGCCAGTGCCATTCGAACACCTGCCCGGTCGGCGTGTGTACGCAGGACCCGCGCCTGCGCGCGATGTTCGGCGGCAGCCCCGAAAAGGTCATCCAGCTGATGGATTTCCTTGCCGAGGATGTCCGGCGGATTCTCGCCAAGCTGGGCGTCGCGACGCTGGAAGAGGTGATCGGACGTACCGAGCTTCTGCGGCAGGTCAGCCGCGGTGCCGAGCATCTCGACGATCTCGATCTCAACCCAATCCTGCAGAAGGTGCAGACCGACGAGCCGCGCGTGTTCAGCATTCCCGAACATCGCAATCCGGTGCCCGACAGTCTCGATGCACAAGTGCTGGAAGAGGCGCGTCCGGCGCTGGAGGATGGCACGCAGACCACGATCCATGCCGAGGTCCGCAACGTTTATCGCGCGGTCGGCACGCGCCTGTCGTCCCACGTCGTGACGCGGCACGGGCCGGAAGGGCTGTCCGACGGCACGCTCGACCTGCGGCTGACCGGAAGCGCGGGGCAATCGCTCGGCGCGTTCCTCGCCAGGGGCATTCGCCTGACGGTTGCGGGCGATGCGAACGACTATGTCGGCAAGGGGCTGTCCGGCGGCGAGATCGTGCTGCATCCGCCCGAAGGGGTCAATCGCGAGAGCCAGGCCAACGGTATCATCGGCAACACCGCGCTTTACGGGGCCACGTCGGGTGCGCTGTTCGCGGCGGGCAAGGCGGGCGAGCGGTTTGCGGTCCGCAATTCGGGCGCCGTGACGGTGGTCGAAGGGTGCGGTGCGAATGGCTGCGAGTACATGACCGGCGGACGGGCCGTGATCCTCGGCTCGGTCGGCAGCAATTTCGGGGCCGGTATGACCGGCGGCATGGCCTTCGTCTACGATCCGGACGGCAAGTTCGAACGCATGGCCAATCCGGGCTCGATCTTGTGGCAGCGGCTCGCAAACGATCACTGGCGCGGCGAGCTGCACGACCTCTTGCAGCGGCATGTCGACCTGACCCACAGTGCCTATGCGAAGGGCCTGCTGGACCGCTGGAGCGAGACGCTGGAGCACGTCTGGCAGGTTTGCCCCAAGGATATGATCGGCAAGCTCGACCAGCCCATTGGCGCTCCCGAAGAGGAGGCAGTTGCCGCCGAGTAG